Genomic segment of Citrus sinensis cultivar Valencia sweet orange chromosome 7, DVS_A1.0, whole genome shotgun sequence:
CAACAATTGTCCTAAGAATTTAGGTGAAGATAGATGTGTATTTCATGATCACTTGGGGAGATTTTCTTTTCAGCCCAGATCAGAAAATTCTCTCTTTGGCCCTTCCACTGCAACGTAAGCTCTCTATTAGTATTATTACTGATCTctgcacaaatttttttagtttaatttattttttggtttaacTTTCGGAAACCAAGatgatttgtaattttcaGGCTTAAGAAACTTGGTGGCCTTAGCCGAAATCTAGTGGTGTACGATGGCGAAATATATCGTTTCTTCTCTTGCATGTGGCTTCATGCTAATGTTATTCATTTGCTTACTAATAGTTTGGCCATTCTGTTTATTGGTGTTAAGCTCGAAGAGGACTTCGGATTTTGTAAGAACCTAATTGATTATTTGACAATCCTCTTTTGCAAGTTCCtgtgattttcaaaattcgaACCAATAATTTTTGGTACAGAGAGTtgctaaaagaaaaagaaaatcaatttcaatctAAATGATACATTTGATTGTGAGTGCAGTGAGAATAGGACTCTTGTACGTGCTTTCTGGTTTTGGAGGAGGCTTGTTATCTTGTCTTCACCAAGACGAATCACAGCAAACTCTTCAAATTTCAGTTGGTGCATCAGGTGCACTCTTTGGCCTGTTAGGTGCCTCACTTTCTGAAATCATCACAAACTGGACATTGTACACAAATAAGGTGACTATTTTTGTAACTGTTGTGcttctgttttaattttaaaagcatataAGCTGATGTGTTTAGTAATCTTTTTCTCCAGTGTGTATCAATTACGATGCTGATTTTAGTTATTGGCGTGAACATGGCTATCGGATTTATGCCTGGTATAGATAATATGGCACACATTGGAGGATTCGTTGCCGGAATTTTACTGGGATTCATTCTTCTTCTCCGTCCTCAGTATGGATACGTTAGCGGACCATACATTGCTCCAGGATATGAACTCAACCACAAGAAACCCAAGTACCAGTG
This window contains:
- the LOC102623198 gene encoding RHOMBOID-like protein 5 encodes the protein MAYGGPSRPWCSWFMPLSCVACIAVFVYTMYVNNCPKNLGEDRCVFHDHLGRFSFQPRSENSLFGPSTATLKKLGGLSRNLVVYDGEIYRFFSCMWLHANVIHLLTNSLAILFIGVKLEEDFGFLRIGLLYVLSGFGGGLLSCLHQDESQQTLQISVGASGALFGLLGASLSEIITNWTLYTNKCVSITMLILVIGVNMAIGFMPGIDNMAHIGGFVAGILLGFILLLRPQYGYVSGPYIAPGYELNHKKPKYQCHQKLLWVISVVVLFVW